The Desulfovibrio fairfieldensis sequence CGGGGCCGACGCCATCAAGTTCCAGACCTACAAGGCCGCCACCCTGGCCTCCAAGGATTCGCCCGCCTACTGGGACACCAGCAAGGAGCCCACCAGAAGCCAGTACGAGCTGTTCAAGCGGCATGACTCCTTCTGGAAAAACGAATTCGAAGCCCTCAAGAAGCACTGCGACGCGGCGGGCATCGCCTTTCTGTCCACGCCCTTTGACGTGGAATCCGCGCATTTCCTCAACGACCTCATGGACGTGTTCAAGATTTCCTCGTCCGATATCACCAACAAGCCCTTCATCCGCATTCTCTGCGATTTCCGCAAGCCCATCCTGCTCTCCACGGGCGCGGCCCATCTGCACGAAATCGCCGAGGCCGTGGAATGGATCGAGGAAAAGGGCAACAAGCTGGCCCTGCTGCACTGCGTACTGAACTATCCCACAGCCGACGAAAACGCGGCCCTGGGCATGATTCCCGCGCTCAAGCGCCACTTCCCGCAACACGTCATCGGCTATTCCGACCACACCCTGCCGCAGGACATGCATATCCTCGAAACGGCCACCCTGCTGGGCGCGCGCGTGCTGGAAAAACATTTCAGCCACGACAAGGCCCTGCCCGGCAACGACCATTACCACGCCATGGACAAAGAGGATCTGAAGCGCTTTTACGCCCGGCTCCGGCGCACGCTGGACAGCGTGGGCGATCTCGACGTGCGCGCCCTGCCCGCGGAGGAACCGGCCCGGCAACACGCCCGCCGTTCCCTGGTCACGACCCGCGCCGTGCCCGCCGGCCAGGCGCTGACTCCGGCGGACCTGACCTGGAAGCGCCCGGCCCACGGCATTTCCCCGCGCAATTATGACGAAGTGCTCGGCCTGCGCGCCCGGCGCGATCTGCCGGAAGACACGGTGCTGACCTGGGCGGATCTGGACCGGGCATGAGCGCGCTCACGTCTGTGGATACGGCGTCCGGCGCGGTACACGGCGGCGTCAGCCTGGTGCTGGGGGCCATGCCGCGCGGAGCCGAGCCGGAAAGTCACTGGGCCGCCGGGCCTTGGTGCTTTGCCGGTGAGGAGGATTTCTTCCCGGACTGGGAAGACCGTTTCGTCTTCGCGCCGGAACCGTTACGCGACCTCAAGGTGCTGGAGCGCACAGCCAAGGAGGCCCAGGCGCTGTGCGTGGACAGCCTGCCCGCCCTGGCCGCCCGACTCTGCCCGCACAGCGCGGAACTGCCGTCCCCCTACTGGGAAACCCTGCTCACGCCTTGGGCCATCGACGTCGCCAAGCAGATTGTGGAACGCTGGCAGCGGGTCAAAGCCATGACCGAGGCCTGGGGGCATCTGCCCCTGCGCGTGCCCCTGCTGCCGGAAAACTGCACCTTCAGCTTCCACGGCGAGCACGATTTCACCCTGCACGGCGCGCTGGGCCAGACCTTCAACCACTGGCTGCTTTCCCGCCTGCTGGAGGCCCATTGGCCCCGGGCCTGGCAAAAGGAAATGCTGCCCCCGCTCAGCGAGGCTTACGGCGACGAGGCCCCTGCGGATCTGAAAAGCCGTCTGCGGCAGTGGGCCCGGCGCACGCAACTGCGCCTGCTCTTCCCGCGCCTCAAAGGCATGAGCATCCGGCAGGCCCTGCGTTTTTCCCTCTCGCTGGTGCATGTGAGCGACGGTCCGGACCGCTCCCAGCCTTTGGCCGAAACCTACGGCAGCCGGGCCACGGGCGCGCGCGCCGACCTGCCCCTGGACCCCTTGCCCCTCTTTCTGGCCGCCCTGCCGCAATCCCTGGCGCGGCTGCGCCACCCGGAACGGCTCAAGAAGCACCTCTTCCCGCCCTGCCTGCGCGTCGCCAGCGTGGCGGCCTATGAGGACGCGGCCTACCGCCAACGCCTGGCCGTCTGGCGCGCCCACGGCAACCGCCTGATGTACGTGCAGCACGGCGGCAACTACGGACAGGTGCGGGTCACCTGCGATACGGCCCTGGTGGAATACAGCCAACATGCCTTCGGCACCTGGGGCTGGAGCGAGCACGCGGGTAGCCGGGGCAATTTCATCCCCCTGCCCTATCCCCAGATCGCGCGCATCGCCGGACGCTGGCACGGCAAAAACGGCCGCCATCTGCTCTTTGTGGGCACGGAGATGCCCGCCTACGGCTACCGCCTGGACGCCCATCCCACGCCGCTCCAGATGATCCAGTACCGCGAGGACAAGCAGTGGTTCTTCGAGGCCTTGGGCCGCTCGCTGCAATCCCGCGCCTTTTACCGCCCCTATTTCGACGTGCCCGGCGCCCTGCAGGATGCCACATGGCTCTTGCCGCGCTTTCCCCGCGTACGCTTGAGCACCGGCCCGCTCACCCCACAGATGCTGGCCTGCCGCCTGCTGGTCCTGGACCATCACGGCACCACCATGCTGGAAGCCCTGGCCGCCAATGTGCCCACAGTCATGTTCTGGACGCGCGAGGCCTGGCCGCTCACGCCGGAAAGCGAAGCCCTGCTGGACGTGCTGGCGCGGGCCGGAATCTGGTTCGGCACCGCCGAGGAAGCCGCCGCCAAGGTCAACCAGGTCTGGGAAGACCCGGTTTCCTGGTGGCGCAGCGCCGCCGTGCAGGCCGCGCGCCGTACCTATTGCGCCCTTCAGGCCATGATGGTCAAGGGCAGCGAAAATCCCTACTGGACCCAAACCCTGACGAAACTATGAAGCTATCTTCCCGCTGTTTCCTGTTTTTCCTCCTGGCCGCCGGGCTGCTCTGCTCCCCGGCCGCGCCGGGACTGCCCTCCCTGGTACCCGCGGCTCTGGCCGACGAGGCGGGCGACCTGCGCAATGCCCAGGCCGCCATTGAAAAGGCGGATTACGGCAAGGCCGTGGCTCTGCTCAAACCCTTGGCCGACAAGGGCAATGCCGAAGCGCTCTATGTGCTGGGCCGCCTGACCCTGGACGGCAAAGGCGTCAAAAAAAGCGAGCAGCGCGCGGCCCAGCTTTTCCGCCAGGCGGCGGAAAAGGGCGACATCAGCGCCCAGAACGCCTGGGGAACGGCTCAAGCCTCGGGCCAGGGCGTACGCCGCAATTACCGCGAAGCGGCGCGCTGGTTTCGCAAGGCCGCCGAGCAAGGCCTGGCCATGGCCCAGTACAATCTGGGTTATCTTTACGCCTACGGCCGGGGCGTGCCCAAGGATGAAAACGCGGCCATCGACTGGTACAGCCGCGCCGCCAACCAGGGTTTGGCCGACGCCCAGTATTCCCTGGGCTGGACCTATCTGAACAGCAAGGGCGAAAATCAGAGCGACACCAAGGCCGTGCACTGGTTTGAAAAGGCCGCCGAGCAGGACAACCTCAAGGCCCAGAACAACCTGGCCTATATGTATGCCGAAGGGCGCGGCTACGCCCAGGACCCGGTCAAGGCCGTGCAATGGTACAACCGCGCCGCCGAGCGCGGCTACGCCGAGGCCCAGTACAACCTGGGCTTCATGTACGAACAGGGCCGGGGCGTGCCGCAGGACTACAACAAGGCCGTGGAATGGTACCGCAAGGCCGCCGAGCAAAATGAGCCCGCAGCCCAGTACAGCCTCGGCCTGATGTACGACCAGGGCACCGGCGTGCCCCGCAACTTGAGCGAGGCCACCCGCTGGTACCGTTTGGCCGCCAAGAACGGCGACCCGGACGCCAAGGCCGTTCTCCGCGCGCAGGGCAAGCCCGAAACCGCGTCCAGACCCGCGGCGGCCGCCAAACAGAGCCGCAAGAAGCCCAAGCAGCAGTAATTTCCGCCGGACAGTACAGCAAAAGAGGCCGCGATTTCGCGGCCTCTTTTGCTGTTGATATCTCTGCGGGGTCTTTTAGGGTCTGTTAACACTATAGAATTTTTGTTCGCCTGCAAGGAAGATAAACCTGCTTTGAGGGAGTGTACTCTTCTGGTACTCGACCGAAAAAGCAGGTGAAATCTGACGCGGCAGGAGGGCAAAAAGGCATAGCGTTAACAGGCCCTAGAGCATTTTGTGCTTGAAATTATCCCTTAACGGCGAAGTAAATTCGCCTTGCGATACTTTCGCGGTGCGGGTTTTCACGGAAAATCCGCACCGAGCGTTGAGGTATTTTCAATATAAAAACGCTCTACATGCCTGCGGCGGCATTGGTCAGCTTCTCCAGCAGGCCGCGCATCTTCTTCACCACTTCCAGATCAGGATCGGCACCATAGCGGGCCGCGATCCAGGCCGGGTCGCTCCAGCTCAGCATGACGCCGTCCGGGCTTTCCCAGACCAGAATCTTCAACGGCAGGTCCAGGGCCGCTTCCGGGGCGGCCTGCATCAGGGCCGTGCCCACGGCGGGATTGCCGAAAATGACCACCCGCGCGCCGGTCATGTCCAGGCCCGCGCCCTGGGCGTTGGCCTTATGGTCCACAGTGGCGAACACCGGGGCTTTGGCCGCCGTGAGCGTGTCGAGCAGGCGCTTCCAGACCGTGTCCAGATCGCCGTGGGCCTTTTTCCGCATCAGACCATTCTGCATATCATTCATGGGGATGTCCTTGGCTTGAGTTTCAGAGGCAATGCCTGTGTACAACAGGGCTAGCAGACAACACAGGGCCAGGCAAGGCGCGATGCCGCCGGATTTGAATTCAGAG is a genomic window containing:
- a CDS encoding tetratricopeptide repeat protein, which gives rise to MKLSSRCFLFFLLAAGLLCSPAAPGLPSLVPAALADEAGDLRNAQAAIEKADYGKAVALLKPLADKGNAEALYVLGRLTLDGKGVKKSEQRAAQLFRQAAEKGDISAQNAWGTAQASGQGVRRNYREAARWFRKAAEQGLAMAQYNLGYLYAYGRGVPKDENAAIDWYSRAANQGLADAQYSLGWTYLNSKGENQSDTKAVHWFEKAAEQDNLKAQNNLAYMYAEGRGYAQDPVKAVQWYNRAAERGYAEAQYNLGFMYEQGRGVPQDYNKAVEWYRKAAEQNEPAAQYSLGLMYDQGTGVPRNLSEATRWYRLAAKNGDPDAKAVLRAQGKPETASRPAAAAKQSRKKPKQQ
- a CDS encoding N-acetylneuraminate synthase family protein is translated as MKITDIFDIPAPEKRIPVPYVIAEAGVNHEGSMDIARRLIDEAAEGGADAIKFQTYKAATLASKDSPAYWDTSKEPTRSQYELFKRHDSFWKNEFEALKKHCDAAGIAFLSTPFDVESAHFLNDLMDVFKISSSDITNKPFIRILCDFRKPILLSTGAAHLHEIAEAVEWIEEKGNKLALLHCVLNYPTADENAALGMIPALKRHFPQHVIGYSDHTLPQDMHILETATLLGARVLEKHFSHDKALPGNDHYHAMDKEDLKRFYARLRRTLDSVGDLDVRALPAEEPARQHARRSLVTTRAVPAGQALTPADLTWKRPAHGISPRNYDEVLGLRARRDLPEDTVLTWADLDRA
- a CDS encoding DUF302 domain-containing protein, with product MNSSEFKSGGIAPCLALCCLLALLYTGIASETQAKDIPMNDMQNGLMRKKAHGDLDTVWKRLLDTLTAAKAPVFATVDHKANAQGAGLDMTGARVVIFGNPAVGTALMQAAPEAALDLPLKILVWESPDGVMLSWSDPAWIAARYGADPDLEVVKKMRGLLEKLTNAAAGM
- a CDS encoding LIC12162 family transferase; translation: MSALTSVDTASGAVHGGVSLVLGAMPRGAEPESHWAAGPWCFAGEEDFFPDWEDRFVFAPEPLRDLKVLERTAKEAQALCVDSLPALAARLCPHSAELPSPYWETLLTPWAIDVAKQIVERWQRVKAMTEAWGHLPLRVPLLPENCTFSFHGEHDFTLHGALGQTFNHWLLSRLLEAHWPRAWQKEMLPPLSEAYGDEAPADLKSRLRQWARRTQLRLLFPRLKGMSIRQALRFSLSLVHVSDGPDRSQPLAETYGSRATGARADLPLDPLPLFLAALPQSLARLRHPERLKKHLFPPCLRVASVAAYEDAAYRQRLAVWRAHGNRLMYVQHGGNYGQVRVTCDTALVEYSQHAFGTWGWSEHAGSRGNFIPLPYPQIARIAGRWHGKNGRHLLFVGTEMPAYGYRLDAHPTPLQMIQYREDKQWFFEALGRSLQSRAFYRPYFDVPGALQDATWLLPRFPRVRLSTGPLTPQMLACRLLVLDHHGTTMLEALAANVPTVMFWTREAWPLTPESEALLDVLARAGIWFGTAEEAAAKVNQVWEDPVSWWRSAAVQAARRTYCALQAMMVKGSENPYWTQTLTKL